The proteins below are encoded in one region of Reichenbachiella sp. 5M10:
- the cas9 gene encoding type II CRISPR RNA-guided endonuclease Cas9 (Cas9, originally named Csn1, is the large, multifunctional signature protein of type II CRISPR/Cas systems. It is well known even to general audiences because its RNA-guided endonuclease activity has made it a popular tool for custom editing of eukaryotic genomes.), with translation MKRTIGIDLGTNSIGWAIREENQRLENQIINKGVLLFDKGVASDKGNEFPKVQKRTESRGKRRNYQAEKYRKHQLLQYLIERDMCPLSMDELDQWRKYRKGEKRQYPQSIKFINWLRFDFDGDGKPDFHLLNKDKYDSYYAFRALAIDEQFKDVFDSNPHILGRVLYQLVQRRGFKGRDEEEAKTMLTGSKKTGTAGRDEIASYIDTHKSLGAALYYYQKDKGVTTRIRQRYNLRKDYENELAEICRVHGINESDQKKLWKSIIWQRPLRTQKGSVGLCTYEKNKRRVSLSHPLYQEFKTWVLINNLKIIAPAGLDQSTYLKNNIYPLFIRKSDFEITHIVKQIEKDGGRMDSKYASTKQQKTKVVSLSNFYDFEQLFGSDWKGVLKFETSIHDRPSQQTKQVKPEYTIEDIWHVLNTFDDKEKLIEFATNKLNLDQKSAIRFSEIRLNGGHATLSLSAVKRILPYLKQGIPYSSAVYLANMPKVLGSNSVSADLIQFFIDEVSLINERVSNTKTLNQTVNGLIKEHMNDDNRYFIDNNRELDPEEHQLIEDKLSNNFGVKTWTDLDKKMKEQYSSYVADHFKSFLQKRITDKKDIFLPAPRFHQELFNALQEKYDIPDENIKHLWHPSEQEKYSNAKLHHKFSLHGKILFIEEDQIEKFTSNNPNAENELIALKLLGNPEPISQGFKNPMALKTLYRLKQLINYLLQTDQIDEDTKVVIEIARELNDNNMRAAIRRYQNQRERENKKYAAQIEEINQECGTTFDPNDKKLLNKIRLWNEQNKQCLYTGATIHLCDILDGNKYDFEHTVPASMSFDSELKNLTIANTTFNRNVKKKRLPSQLENHEDILQRIEFMKEKVEKLERDLKNKLRDTKTLVDKGKKDMAIQDRHLIKFDLDYWKKKYESFTIEEYKPQWRNSQLRDTQTMTKYALPYLKTVFRNVTVQKGSVVNDFKYIYKVLLDEKKDRNKHAHHAQDAAILTLIPNAFHREKVLEQYNLAKEEYRTYHTSPIGWNNFKASYIIDIEDEVLANNLVDDRTLTQTYKRVRKRGRIVRDEKGRSKWSTGDTIRGQLHSESFYGAIKQPLKDEDGKVQFDKNGHMKLEDEIKMVIKRNLKYKVNPDDDGFKTLDELGKVMVDKVLFEKIKKQIGSTPFREALEKGIWMTDRQSNPVNKIRHVRCFFNALKHTSALPIHEHTYASNKSYKNTTYSKNKMNAYCLYYEGESKGKIDKSIEIISLLELSKLNLTNSQELYTLPLYQSKETKKGTLPLRKILKSGDKFLLYKNHKQELQELNVKQLSQRLYTAYEFEADGRIKLRHHLLAGDLTVAKKQYPEASALNFGSYTPLYRISKGNWNFAIEGIDFNIQIDGQIEFLF, from the coding sequence ATGAAAAGAACAATTGGAATTGATTTGGGTACTAATTCAATAGGTTGGGCTATTAGAGAAGAAAATCAACGACTCGAAAATCAAATCATAAACAAAGGTGTTTTACTATTCGACAAAGGAGTAGCCTCTGACAAAGGAAACGAATTCCCTAAAGTTCAAAAACGTACGGAAAGTAGAGGTAAAAGACGAAACTATCAAGCAGAAAAGTATCGTAAACACCAACTCCTACAATATTTGATCGAACGCGATATGTGTCCTCTATCCATGGATGAACTAGATCAGTGGAGAAAATACAGAAAAGGGGAGAAAAGGCAATATCCACAGTCTATCAAATTCATTAACTGGCTCAGATTTGATTTTGACGGAGATGGTAAACCTGATTTTCATCTTTTGAACAAAGACAAATACGACAGCTATTATGCATTTCGAGCTCTAGCCATCGACGAGCAGTTTAAGGATGTTTTTGATTCAAATCCTCACATTCTTGGTCGTGTCCTATATCAACTAGTACAAAGAAGAGGATTCAAAGGAAGAGACGAAGAAGAAGCGAAAACGATGCTGACTGGTTCTAAAAAGACAGGTACAGCTGGTCGTGATGAAATCGCATCTTACATTGATACACACAAATCACTAGGTGCTGCGCTGTATTACTACCAAAAAGACAAAGGGGTCACCACACGAATTCGTCAACGTTACAACCTTAGAAAAGATTATGAAAATGAGCTAGCGGAAATATGTCGCGTTCATGGGATCAATGAATCTGACCAAAAGAAACTCTGGAAATCCATCATTTGGCAAAGACCTCTCAGGACGCAAAAAGGATCGGTAGGATTATGTACCTATGAGAAAAATAAAAGAAGAGTCAGCTTAAGTCACCCTCTTTACCAAGAATTTAAGACTTGGGTACTTATAAATAATCTAAAAATAATTGCCCCAGCAGGATTAGACCAATCTACATACCTCAAAAATAACATCTATCCCCTATTCATAAGAAAATCAGATTTTGAAATCACTCACATTGTGAAACAGATAGAAAAAGACGGTGGACGCATGGACTCAAAATATGCTTCAACCAAGCAACAGAAGACTAAAGTAGTTTCACTTAGTAACTTCTATGATTTCGAACAACTATTTGGTTCAGACTGGAAGGGTGTCTTAAAATTCGAAACGAGCATACACGATAGACCTTCACAGCAAACCAAACAAGTAAAACCTGAATATACTATTGAAGATATTTGGCATGTACTTAACACATTTGACGATAAAGAAAAACTGATCGAATTCGCTACCAACAAACTAAACTTAGATCAAAAAAGCGCGATTCGATTCTCTGAAATCAGGTTGAATGGTGGTCATGCCACATTGAGTCTCTCGGCTGTCAAGAGAATCCTTCCATACCTCAAGCAAGGCATCCCATACAGTAGCGCAGTATATCTCGCCAATATGCCAAAAGTTTTAGGTAGTAACTCCGTATCAGCTGACCTTATCCAATTCTTTATTGATGAGGTATCTCTTATCAATGAAAGGGTAAGTAATACTAAAACATTGAATCAAACAGTCAATGGATTAATCAAAGAACACATGAACGATGACAATCGTTATTTTATCGACAACAACCGCGAATTGGATCCAGAAGAACACCAATTAATTGAAGACAAACTTTCAAATAATTTTGGAGTCAAGACATGGACAGATTTAGATAAAAAAATGAAAGAGCAATACAGCAGCTATGTTGCCGATCATTTTAAGAGTTTTCTACAAAAACGCATCACAGACAAAAAAGACATATTCCTACCTGCTCCACGGTTTCACCAAGAATTGTTCAATGCACTACAAGAGAAATATGACATACCGGATGAAAACATAAAACATCTCTGGCACCCCTCAGAACAAGAAAAATACAGCAATGCCAAATTGCACCACAAATTCAGCCTACATGGCAAAATACTGTTTATTGAAGAGGATCAAATAGAAAAATTCACTTCAAATAATCCAAATGCAGAAAATGAATTGATAGCACTCAAACTTTTGGGTAACCCAGAACCCATCAGTCAAGGATTCAAAAACCCAATGGCATTAAAAACCTTGTATCGTCTCAAACAACTGATCAATTATTTACTACAAACAGATCAAATAGACGAAGACACTAAAGTAGTCATCGAAATAGCGCGAGAGCTGAACGACAACAATATGCGAGCTGCCATTCGGAGATATCAAAATCAGAGAGAACGCGAGAACAAAAAATATGCAGCACAAATCGAAGAGATCAACCAAGAATGCGGAACCACTTTTGATCCAAATGACAAAAAACTCCTCAATAAAATACGGCTCTGGAACGAACAGAATAAACAGTGTCTCTATACAGGAGCTACTATCCACCTATGTGATATTCTCGACGGGAATAAATATGACTTTGAACACACAGTCCCTGCTAGCATGAGCTTTGATTCTGAGCTTAAAAACCTAACAATTGCCAATACCACATTTAACCGAAACGTGAAGAAAAAACGGCTCCCATCTCAACTTGAAAACCATGAAGACATTCTGCAAAGAATTGAATTTATGAAAGAGAAAGTCGAAAAATTAGAAAGGGACCTAAAGAATAAACTGAGAGATACCAAAACCTTAGTAGACAAAGGAAAAAAGGATATGGCTATTCAGGATCGCCACTTGATCAAATTTGATCTCGACTACTGGAAGAAAAAATACGAATCGTTCACCATTGAAGAGTACAAGCCACAGTGGAGAAATAGTCAGCTCAGAGATACGCAAACAATGACCAAATACGCCCTGCCCTATTTGAAAACAGTATTTAGAAACGTAACCGTACAAAAAGGTAGTGTTGTCAATGATTTCAAATACATATACAAAGTCCTGTTAGACGAAAAGAAAGACCGAAATAAACACGCTCACCATGCACAAGATGCAGCTATTTTAACCTTGATACCTAATGCTTTCCACAGAGAAAAGGTTTTAGAACAATACAATCTAGCCAAAGAAGAATACCGCACATATCATACAAGCCCAATTGGATGGAATAATTTCAAAGCATCATATATCATTGATATAGAAGATGAAGTACTCGCTAATAATCTAGTCGATGACCGCACACTCACACAGACATACAAAAGAGTGAGAAAAAGAGGCCGTATAGTTAGAGATGAGAAGGGCCGATCGAAGTGGTCAACAGGCGACACGATCAGAGGACAATTACACTCTGAGTCATTCTATGGTGCCATCAAACAACCATTAAAGGATGAAGATGGTAAAGTCCAATTTGACAAGAATGGTCATATGAAGCTAGAGGATGAGATCAAAATGGTCATCAAGCGCAACTTAAAATACAAAGTCAATCCTGATGATGATGGTTTTAAAACTTTGGACGAACTCGGTAAAGTAATGGTTGACAAAGTTCTTTTTGAAAAAATCAAGAAGCAAATAGGTAGCACCCCTTTCAGAGAAGCACTCGAAAAAGGAATATGGATGACAGATAGACAAAGCAATCCAGTAAATAAAATTAGGCATGTGAGGTGCTTTTTTAATGCCCTGAAACACACTTCTGCTCTGCCTATTCATGAGCACACTTACGCATCAAATAAATCATATAAAAATACCACATATTCAAAGAATAAAATGAATGCTTATTGCCTTTACTACGAAGGGGAATCAAAAGGAAAAATTGATAAGTCCATAGAGATCATCAGTCTATTAGAATTATCAAAACTAAATTTAACAAATTCGCAAGAGCTATACACCCTTCCATTATACCAGTCAAAAGAGACCAAAAAGGGGACTTTGCCTTTGAGAAAGATTCTTAAGTCAGGAGATAAATTCTTGCTATACAAAAATCATAAACAAGAACTTCAAGAACTTAATGTAAAACAATTGTCTCAACGATTATATACGGCCTACGAATTTGAAGCAGATGGTAGAATCAAGCTAAGACATCACTTACTCGCTGGTGATTTGACGGTAGCCAAAAAGCAATACCCTGAAGCATCTGCATTGAATTTTGGCTCCTATACTCCACTTTATAGAATAAGTAAAGGAAATTGGAATTTTGCCATAGAAGGAATTGATTTCAATATTCAAATCGATGGTCAAATCGAATTCCTATTCTAA
- a CDS encoding transposase, giving the protein MEKLTPHLSKQFSNLFSSYTQALNKQLNRKGSLFMKNYKRKKVDDEVYLKKLIHYIHYNPVQAQLVINMEDWKFSSYQAIVSNSPTGILREEVIAHFDNLENFEYCHKHPPHLTGIE; this is encoded by the coding sequence TTGGAAAAGTTAACTCCACATCTAAGCAAGCAATTTTCCAACCTATTCAGCTCTTACACGCAAGCTTTAAATAAACAACTAAATAGAAAAGGCAGCCTGTTCATGAAAAACTACAAAAGGAAAAAAGTTGATGATGAAGTCTACTTGAAAAAATTGATACACTACATCCATTATAATCCAGTGCAGGCGCAATTGGTGATCAATATGGAAGATTGGAAATTCTCTTCTTACCAGGCGATTGTATCCAATTCCCCAACAGGTATCCTAAGAGAAGAAGTCATCGCCCATTTCGATAATCTAGAAAACTTTGAATACTGTCATAAACACCCTCCCCATCTCACAGGGATTGAATGA
- the cas1 gene encoding type II CRISPR-associated endonuclease Cas1 translates to MEKLEKVEPKHPKPMIKRTLYFGNPAYLSTKDQQLIIRFPEGEKDNVTIPIEDIGVAILDHYGITISQGLMHRLMENNVALISCDDRHLPTGLHLNLAGHTLQSERFAAQTTATEPTKKRLWQQVISSKIKNQAALLEAICYDHDNMLRWAGKVRSGDPDNYEARAAAYYWKHLFAAHTDDFKRGRYEDEPNNMLNYGYAILRAITARSLVGSGLLPTFGIHHHNRYNAYCLADDIMEPYRPFVDELVLSIMDMEDIDIYDLSPDLKKHLLQLPAIDVMLGKERRPLMIAMQYTTASLADCLMGKRDKLKLPERCKPIA, encoded by the coding sequence TTGGAAAAGTTAGAGAAAGTAGAACCAAAACACCCTAAACCCATGATCAAACGAACCCTATACTTTGGCAATCCCGCCTACCTCAGCACCAAAGACCAGCAGCTAATCATACGGTTTCCCGAAGGGGAAAAAGACAACGTGACCATCCCCATCGAAGACATCGGCGTAGCGATACTCGATCACTATGGCATCACGATCTCCCAGGGACTGATGCATCGCCTGATGGAAAACAACGTCGCACTCATCAGCTGCGACGACCGCCACCTCCCCACTGGACTCCATCTCAACCTCGCCGGACACACCCTCCAGTCCGAACGCTTCGCTGCACAGACGACCGCCACCGAACCTACCAAAAAACGTCTCTGGCAGCAGGTCATCTCCTCCAAAATCAAAAACCAAGCTGCTCTACTAGAAGCCATCTGCTACGACCATGACAACATGCTCCGCTGGGCGGGCAAGGTACGCTCTGGTGACCCAGACAACTACGAAGCACGAGCGGCGGCCTACTACTGGAAGCACCTCTTCGCCGCGCACACCGATGACTTCAAGCGTGGACGCTACGAGGACGAGCCCAACAACATGCTCAACTACGGCTATGCCATCCTGCGCGCCATCACCGCACGATCCCTCGTCGGTTCGGGGCTGCTCCCGACTTTTGGGATCCACCACCACAACCGCTACAACGCCTACTGCCTCGCCGATGACATCATGGAGCCCTACCGCCCCTTCGTCGACGAACTCGTCCTCTCCATCATGGACATGGAGGACATAGACATCTATGACCTCTCTCCCGATCTCAAAAAACACCTGCTCCAACTCCCCGCCATCGATGTGATGCTGGGCAAAGAAAGACGCCCACTCATGATCGCCATGCAATACACGACTGCCAGCCTGGCGGACTGCCTGATGGGCAAACGAGACAAGCTCAAACTCCCCGAGAGATGCAAACCCATCGCCTAA
- the cas2 gene encoding CRISPR-associated endonuclease Cas2, with product MQTHRLNQYRIMWVMVFFDLPTDTKKDRRNAANFRKKLLKDGFRMFQFSIYLRHCPSRENAAVHIKRVKMNLPPDGYVGIMVITDKQFGNMELYFGKKEKELPAVPQQLSLF from the coding sequence ATGCAAACCCATCGCCTAAACCAATACAGAATCATGTGGGTAATGGTGTTTTTTGATCTCCCGACCGATACCAAAAAGGACAGACGCAATGCGGCCAACTTCCGAAAAAAGTTGTTGAAAGATGGATTTAGGATGTTTCAGTTTTCGATCTACCTGCGCCACTGCCCCAGTAGAGAAAACGCAGCAGTACATATCAAACGTGTCAAGATGAACCTGCCTCCCGATGGCTATGTGGGCATCATGGTGATCACCGACAAACAATTCGGTAATATGGAACTCTACTTTGGCAAAAAGGAAAAGGAATTGCCTGCTGTACCGCAGCAGCTGTCCCTATTTTGA
- a CDS encoding MFS transporter, whose product MNKALLALAIGGFGIGMTEFVMMGILPDVATALDLTIPEAGHFIAAYALGVVVGAPLFSAIGGRWPSHVVLMLLMIWFTVFNTLSAFSESYAVLLVTRFLSGMPHGAFFGIGAVVAGQVCKPGKSARAIAMMFGGLTVANVIGVPIGTYLGHHFHWSLAFMITGGVGLLALASIKAWMPPLPKSSAAGFAQDIKLFRNPELWAVIMLTTVGTGGLFAWYSYIAPLITEVAGHPDHVVSYAMTLAGLGMVLGNILGAKMIDYLSPIHSVIVSFATMALLLVINTFLAHDPTWVLVMTFVIGVVAFTVGTPIQMVMINTAKGSEILGSSLNQSAFNMGNASGAYFAGLPIALGYGLTSADLVGAAMASSGVLIAWGVILIRNQRKGQSSIL is encoded by the coding sequence ATGAACAAAGCATTGTTGGCCCTAGCGATAGGAGGGTTTGGGATTGGAATGACCGAATTTGTGATGATGGGGATCTTGCCAGATGTGGCCACAGCCTTGGACTTGACGATTCCCGAAGCGGGACATTTTATAGCGGCATATGCCCTCGGGGTGGTGGTAGGCGCTCCGTTGTTTTCGGCAATAGGAGGGCGCTGGCCTTCGCATGTGGTGCTGATGCTCCTCATGATTTGGTTTACGGTATTCAATACGCTGTCTGCCTTTTCGGAGAGCTACGCGGTACTGCTGGTCACGCGCTTTTTGTCAGGGATGCCTCATGGGGCCTTTTTTGGAATTGGCGCTGTGGTGGCAGGACAAGTGTGCAAGCCGGGCAAGTCTGCACGAGCCATTGCCATGATGTTTGGCGGTCTCACAGTGGCCAATGTCATCGGTGTACCCATCGGCACCTACCTCGGGCATCATTTCCATTGGAGTCTTGCTTTCATGATTACGGGAGGTGTAGGCTTGTTGGCTTTGGCCAGTATCAAAGCCTGGATGCCACCGTTGCCCAAGTCCTCTGCTGCGGGTTTTGCGCAGGATATCAAGCTGTTTCGAAACCCCGAACTATGGGCAGTGATCATGCTCACCACAGTAGGGACTGGAGGACTATTTGCCTGGTATAGCTACATCGCACCCCTGATTACCGAAGTGGCAGGTCACCCAGATCATGTAGTGAGCTATGCCATGACCTTGGCAGGTTTGGGTATGGTACTTGGCAACATACTAGGAGCCAAGATGATCGATTACCTGTCGCCGATTCACTCGGTGATCGTGAGCTTCGCCACGATGGCTCTGCTCTTGGTGATCAATACCTTCCTGGCACATGATCCTACCTGGGTACTGGTGATGACTTTTGTGATTGGTGTAGTGGCTTTCACAGTGGGGACTCCCATCCAGATGGTGATGATCAATACCGCCAAAGGTTCAGAAATCCTAGGCTCCTCGCTCAACCAAAGCGCATTCAATATGGGCAATGCCAGTGGTGCCTACTTTGCAGGCTTACCCATTGCTTTGGGCTATGGATTGACCTCTGCCGATCTCGTCGGTGCTGCGATGGCCAGTTCGGGCGTATTGATCGCATGGGGTGTGATTCTGATCCGAAACCAACGAAAGGGTCAATCGAGTATATTGTAA
- a CDS encoding YceI family protein has protein sequence MNTRNTLMMTILSAAILTACGGKKSTTEEATTDAVASEAKAMTYTVDQSASTVNWSGEVAGVYGHNGLIGIAEGTVSTVGDSIVGGTVVIDMTTIQPLDSASYSEEHPASDLVAHLSTEDFFMVEENPTSTFVIKSHSGNTLTGDLTVRGITKEETATITSLTATPEGLTASADLVFDRQDYEVSWVHYMEDMILSDDITIKLDIVAKP, from the coding sequence ATGAATACGAGAAATACATTGATGATGACTATCCTCTCGGCAGCCATTCTGACTGCTTGTGGAGGAAAGAAAAGTACGACAGAAGAAGCCACTACCGATGCGGTGGCCTCTGAGGCCAAGGCCATGACATACACCGTGGATCAAAGTGCCTCTACAGTGAATTGGTCTGGCGAAGTAGCAGGCGTATATGGCCACAACGGCTTGATCGGTATCGCTGAAGGTACAGTGAGCACTGTTGGGGATTCGATCGTAGGAGGTACAGTGGTCATCGACATGACCACCATTCAGCCTTTGGATTCGGCTTCTTATTCGGAAGAGCACCCTGCCTCTGACTTGGTGGCGCATTTGTCTACCGAGGACTTCTTCATGGTCGAAGAAAACCCGACCTCTACCTTCGTGATCAAATCGCACAGTGGCAACACCTTGACAGGTGATTTGACTGTGAGAGGGATCACCAAAGAAGAAACAGCCACCATCACTTCTTTGACAGCTACTCCAGAAGGATTGACCGCTTCGGCTGACTTGGTATTTGACCGTCAGGACTATGAGGTGAGCTGGGTACACTATATGGAAGACATGATTTTGTCAGATGACATCACGATCAAGTTGGATATCGTAGCGAAACCCTGA
- a CDS encoding superoxide dismutase family protein: protein MKHLNQTSSRTKRGALCGLMCVSLVVLSCQSPNKEQRDLQSKDQIVTKEHVEVLESPAAPTQAQAILYSASGSEVEGEVLFVQTGARTVEMQVKVSNLSPGKHALHLHENGDCSATDAQSAGGHWNPTDSPHGQRGSDVFHQGDVANLVANAQGQAALTLSIQGWTIGGADRSNIVDRAVILHAGADDFSSQPSGAAGERVACGVVVAQPME from the coding sequence ATGAAACATTTGAATCAAACGAGTAGCAGAACCAAGAGAGGGGCTTTGTGTGGGCTCATGTGCGTATCCCTAGTGGTGCTCAGCTGTCAATCCCCCAACAAAGAGCAACGCGACCTACAGAGCAAGGATCAAATAGTGACGAAAGAGCATGTGGAAGTCTTGGAGTCACCCGCGGCACCCACACAGGCCCAAGCCATCCTCTACAGTGCGAGTGGTAGCGAAGTAGAGGGGGAGGTGCTTTTTGTTCAGACGGGTGCGCGCACGGTCGAAATGCAGGTCAAGGTGAGCAACCTTAGCCCAGGCAAACACGCACTCCATCTGCACGAAAATGGGGACTGTAGCGCCACAGATGCCCAATCAGCAGGGGGGCATTGGAACCCGACAGATAGCCCTCACGGTCAGCGCGGGAGCGATGTCTTTCATCAAGGGGATGTCGCGAATCTAGTTGCCAACGCACAAGGTCAAGCGGCACTGACGCTGAGCATACAAGGCTGGACCATCGGTGGCGCAGACCGGAGCAATATCGTAGACCGAGCCGTGATCCTCCATGCAGGGGCAGATGATTTTTCCTCACAACCCTCTGGTGCAGCGGGAGAGCGGGTGGCCTGTGGTGTCGTAGTAGCCCAGCCTATGGAGTAG